One Halichoerus grypus chromosome 1, mHalGry1.hap1.1, whole genome shotgun sequence genomic region harbors:
- the KISS1R gene encoding kiSS-1 receptor: MSALATSAPNASWGALANASDGPDPEPRPVDAWLVPLFFAALMLLGLAGNSLVIFVICRHKQMRTVTNFYIANLAATDVTFLLCCVPFTALLYPLPAWVLGDFMCKFVNYMQQVSVQATCATLTAMSVDRWYVTVFPLRALHRRTPRLALAVSLGIWVGSAAVSAPVLALHRLSPGPRTYCSEVFPSRALERAFALYNLLALYLLPLAVTCACYGAMLRHLGRPAVRSAAPDGALQGQLGAERAGAVRARVSRLVAAVVLLFAACWGPIQLFLVLQAVGPAGAWHPRSYAAYALKIWAHCMSYSNSALNPLLYAFLGSHFRQAFLRVCPCAPRRPPQHRGSGPSDPTAPHTELHRLAAHPATARTQTPGSPACVPREPTGCVS; the protein is encoded by the exons ATGAGCGCCCTGGCCACGTCGGCGCCCAACGCGTCCTGGGGGGCGCTGGCCAACGCCTCGGACGGCCCGGACCCCGAGCCGCGGCCCGTGGACGCCTGGCTCGTGCCGCTGTTCTTCGCCGCGCTGATGCTGCTCGGCCTGGCAGGGAACTCTCTTGTCATTTTCGTCATCTGCCGCCACAAGCAGATGCGGACGGTGACCAACTTTTACATAG CCAACTTGGCGGCCACGGACGTGACCTTCCTGTTGTGCTGCGTGCCCTTCACGGCCTTGCTCTACCCGCTGCCCGCCTGGGTGCTGGGAGACTTCATGTGCAAGTTCGTCAACTACATGCAGCAG GTCTCGGTTCAGGCCACGTGCGCCACTCTGACCGCCATGAGCGTGGACCGCTGGTACGTGACCGTGTTCCCACTGCGCGCCCTGCACCGGCGCACGCCCCGCCTGGCTCTGGCGGTCAGCCTCGGCATCTGGGTGG GCTCTGCGGCCGTGTCGGCGCCCGTGCTCGCTCTGCACCGCCTCTCGCCGGGGCCCCGCACCTACTGCAGCGAGGTCTTCCCCAGCCGCGCCCTCGAGCGCGCCTTCGCTCTCTACAACCTGCTGGCCCTCTACCTGCTGCCGCTGGCCGTCACCTGCGCCTGCTACGGGGCCATGCTGCGCCACCTGGGCCGCCCGGCCGTGCGCTCCGCGGCCCCCGACGGCGCCCTGCAG gggcagctgggggcagAGCGAGCTGGCGCCGTGCGGGCCAGGGTCTCCAGGCTGGTGGCCGCCGTGGTCCTGCTCTTCGCGGCCTGCTGGGGCCCCATCCAGCTGTTCCTGGTGCTGCAGGCGGTGGGCCCAGCGGGCGCCTGGCACCCGCGCAGCTACGCTGCTTACGCGCTCAAGATCTGGGCACACTGCATGTCCTACAGCAACTCCGCGCTGAATCCGCTGCTCTACGCATTCCTGGGCTCCCACTTCCGTCAGGCCTTCCTCCGGGTCTGCCCCTGCGCTCCCCGGCGGCCCCCGCAGCACCGGGGGTCTGGACCCTCAGACCCCACCGCCCCCCACACGGAGTTGCACCGCCTGGCCGCCCACCCCGCGACCGCCAGGACCCAGACGCCAGGGAGCCCGGCCTGTGTCCCGAGGGAGCCCACAGGCTGTGTGTCCTGA